In the Oscillospiraceae bacterium genome, TTTTAAGCCGCCGAACTGGATGCCCAGGTGTTGCGCTTTCAATACGGGTGCTGCCATAGAGGGTCACGCTCCTTTCGCAGCTTTTTCTTTGGGGTGACGGATACCGTCCAGCAGGCGGTTCAGGCTGAACTCCCACCGGCCAAAGATACCGCCGGGACGGAAGAGCATGACCAGCACCAGCACGATCGAGTAGGCCAGCATGCGGTAGGTGGAGAAATCACGCATCAGCTCCGGCAGACTGGACAGGAACGCCGCGCCGATGATGGAGCCAGTCAGCGAGCCGGTACCGCCGATGATGACCTCGGAGAGCAGCTCTGCCGAATAGTTAAAGTTGAAGTTGGTGGGGATCATGGCGGTCATGTAATGGGCGTAAACGCCACCGCCAATGCCTGCGAAGAAGGCCGAAATGGCGAAGGTAAGAACCTTATAATAGGTGACGTTGATACCGGAGGCCGAGGCCGCGATATAATCCTCGCGGATGGCCTGCACGGTGCGGCCGAAGCGGCTGCGTACAAACAGGAACATGACGGTCACGCAGACGACCATGATCCAGAACGCACGGTCAAAGGTAGAAAGCTTGAGGATGCCGCTCATCGTTTTGCCGCCGCCGGTGATGGAAAAGTTGCAGAAGCAGACGCGGATGATCTCGGCAAAAGCCATTGTGACGATGGCGAGGTAGTCGCCCCGCAGGCGCAGCGCCGGAATGCCGACGGCCACGCCCATGATGCCGGCGGCCAGGCCGCCCGCCAAAATAGCGACCAGCAGCAACGCCAAGTCCGACAGGCCATGCCCGGCCAACGCACCGGAAACGATAGCGGAAACATAGGCCCCCACCGAGACAAAGCCCGCGTGGCCCATCGAGAACTCGCCCATAAAGCCAACCACCAGGTTCAACGACGTGACCATGATAATGGTATAGCAGGCGGTGGTGCAGATGCCCTGGATGTAGGTGGTGCTTTTGCCAAAAACGTTAAAGGTAAATGCCAGCGTGATCAGCGCATACAGCAGCGCGACGCCAACCAAGTTCAGGCCATAGGAGGCCAGCCGTCGTTTCGTCATTTTGTTCACGCTCCCTT is a window encoding:
- a CDS encoding branched-chain amino acid ABC transporter permease; the encoded protein is MTKRRLASYGLNLVGVALLYALITLAFTFNVFGKSTTYIQGICTTACYTIIMVTSLNLVVGFMGEFSMGHAGFVSVGAYVSAIVSGALAGHGLSDLALLLVAILAGGLAAGIMGVAVGIPALRLRGDYLAIVTMAFAEIIRVCFCNFSITGGGKTMSGILKLSTFDRAFWIMVVCVTVMFLFVRSRFGRTVQAIREDYIAASASGINVTYYKVLTFAISAFFAGIGGGVYAHYMTAMIPTNFNFNYSAELLSEVIIGGTGSLTGSIIGAAFLSSLPELMRDFSTYRMLAYSIVLVLVMLFRPGGIFGRWEFSLNRLLDGIRHPKEKAAKGA